A window from Cryptomeria japonica chromosome 1, Sugi_1.0, whole genome shotgun sequence encodes these proteins:
- the LOC131074865 gene encoding scopoletin glucosyltransferase-like has translation MLHESAGSILKQGWPTACGKTAFAEAEHIPMAESKHVVMFPFMAQGHFIPFLSLANALISRGLTVSFLTTRANVSKLQSQAVGSSIHFVPLSLPPIHDLPPACESSDALSFIDGQLLFISSHKLSQPFEEWLEQIMAEPSRKPACIISDLFLPWTAQSASKFGIPRVVFHTTGEMGASLLQYLFTNPISDIISDGQIIEIRDHCINVNLRRSQVPPMLRSESSVLLISVNPGDVSIRQAYGSAKESCAATLVNTFDGLEPEYVRYLEQSTGKPVWSVAHTLHRSEHGVENESACIRWLDTQKQNSVLYVSFGSQAFLSAEQTKALARGIAASKQRFIWTIKDPIGSHVNSCDFLSKDFIEETKDRGVLIHGWVPQLLILSHPATAFFMTHCGWNSILESISNGIPMVVWPMVFDQFINAKLVTERLGLGVQICEGFDAIPSSEIVENTLKAAMATEIGENMRLRALGIKELINESSCNLSGIEGFVSYVLNLG, from the coding sequence ATGTTACACGAGTCTGCAGGATCCATCCTTAAGCAAGGCTGGCCGACGGCTTGTGGGAAAACAGCTTTCGCGGAGGCAGAACACATTCCAATGGCAGAAAGTAAACACGTAGTGATGTTTCCTTTCATGGCGCAAGGCCATTTCATTCCATTCCTCAGCTTGGCTAACGCTCTTATTTCCCGAGGCCTCACCGTCAGCTTCCTCACCACCAGAGCCAATGTCTCCAAATTGCAATCCCAGGCGGTCGGATCCTCTATTCATTTTGTTCCTCTTTCTCTCCCGCCCATCCATGACCTCCCCCCCGCCTGCGAAAGCAGTGACGCTCTTTCCTTCATTGACGGCCAGTTGCTCTTTATCTCTTCGCACAAGCTTTCCCAGCCGTTTGAAGAATGGCTGGAGCAGATCATGGCAGAGCCCTCACGGAAGCCCGCCTGCATCATAAGCGACCTTTTCTTACCCTGGACAGCACAATCGGCTTCCAAATTTGGAATTCCGCGTGTTGTCTTCCACACCACAGGAGAAATGGGGGCTTCTCTTCTGCAATATCTCTTCACCAATCCGATCTCGGATATAATAAGCGACGGCCAAATCATAGAGATTCGCGATCACTGTATCAATGTGAATCTGAGGCGTTCGCAGGTGCCTCCAATGTTGAGAAGCGAATCAAGCGTGTTGTTAATTTCTGTTAACCCTGGGGATGTCTCGATTCGGCAGGCCTATGGCTCGGCCAAAGAAAGCTGCGCCGCAACGCTTGTCAATACTTTTGACGGGCTCGAACCAGAGTATGTTCGGTATTTAGAGCAATCCACGGGTAAACCCGTTTGGAGCGTAGCCCATACTCTACACAGATCTGAACATGGGGTCGAAAATGAGTCAGCGTGCATCCGCTGGCTGGACACCCAAAAGCAAAACTCCGTCCTTTACGTTTCGTTTGGATCTCAGGCATTTCTTTCGGCAGAACAAACAAAAGCCCTCGCCAGGGGCATAGCAGCCAGTAAGCAGCGTTTCATTTGGACAATCAAAGACCCAATTGGAAGCCACGTTAATTCCTGTGATTTTCTTTCCAAGGATTTCATTGAAGAAACGAAAGACAGAGGAGTTCTAATCCATGGGTGGGTGCCTCAGCTGCTCATTCTGTCACATCCTGCGACTGCGTTTTTCATGACACACTGTGGTTGGAATTCTATATTAGAGAGTATAAGCAATGGAATTCCAATGGTGGTCTGGCCCATGGTATTCGATCAATTTATAAACGCCAAATTGGTAACTGAGCGGTTGGGTCTTGGAGTGCAGATCTGTGAGGGATTCGATGCGATTCCCAGTAGTGAAATTGTGGAAAATACATTGAAGGCAGCCATGGCAACGGAAATTGGGGAAAATATGCGTCTACGGGCCCTGGGAATCAAGGAACTCATTAATGAATCGTCCTGCAATTTAAGCGGTATAGAAGGCTTTGTATCTTATGTCCTCAACCTTGGCTGA